In a single window of the Terriglobales bacterium genome:
- a CDS encoding four helix bundle protein: MMRNFKDLKVWEKAHRLTLDLYRTTRSFPQNELYGLTSQIRRASCSIGANLAEGCGRLSDPEMGRFLQIAMGSASELDYHLLLAKDLALLRPADYDRLSVNLAEVRRMLTSLIQRVRAA; the protein is encoded by the coding sequence ATGATGAGAAACTTCAAGGACTTGAAGGTTTGGGAAAAAGCACACCGGCTCACACTGGACTTGTACCGGACGACCAGATCGTTCCCACAAAACGAGCTTTATGGTCTGACTTCACAGATCCGCCGTGCATCTTGCTCGATCGGAGCGAACTTGGCCGAGGGATGCGGCCGCCTCAGCGATCCCGAGATGGGCCGCTTCCTCCAGATCGCCATGGGGTCCGCCAGCGAACTGGACTACCATCTGCTCTTGGCGAAAGACCTCGCGTTGCTCAGACCAGCCGATTACGATCGGCTCTCAGTGAACTTAGCCGAGGTTAGGCGAATGCTCACGTCACTGATTCAGAGGGTCAGAGCAGCATAA